In Paraburkholderia flagellata, a genomic segment contains:
- the aliA gene encoding cyclohexanecarboxylate-CoA ligase: MEFDAVLIESRRAREGARRWWPGRTINDELDACVAECPDKIALTAVRIEEGESTRFTYAQMARMADRIAVGLVRLGVTKGDVVSIQLPNCWQFTLLYLACSRIGAVLNPLMPIFRERELSFMLNHSASRVIIVPQRYRGFDYAGMLRALQPELPALQHVVVVGATDQGKPAQHSFEALLSGPCWEDSSDAEAILTRDRPGPDDVTQLLYTSGTTGEPKGVMHTANTLFSNILPYAQAMRLSRDDVVLMASPMAHQTGFMYGLMMPIALRASAVLQDVWRPEAALALIAQERATFTMASTAFLGDLANAAITAGTRLPTLRTFLCAGAPIPGALVERARMALGAKIVSAWGMTELGAVTLTRLDDDDERAFTTDGVPLPGVEVKVVDENDRALPPNVAGRLFVRACSGFGGYLKRAHLNATDAQGWFDTGDLAIVDERGYIRISGRSKDVIIRGGENIPVVEIESLLYRHPAVAQVAVVAYADDRLGERACAVVVAKPGVAVDLPSLVGFLKSHKVAAQYLPERLWLLDAMPTTPAGKVQKFRLRDMLREADEKAS, from the coding sequence ATGGAGTTCGACGCGGTACTGATCGAGTCGCGCCGCGCGCGGGAGGGGGCACGGCGCTGGTGGCCAGGGCGCACCATCAACGACGAACTGGACGCCTGTGTGGCCGAATGTCCGGACAAAATCGCGCTCACTGCCGTACGAATCGAAGAGGGGGAGAGCACGCGCTTCACCTACGCGCAGATGGCGCGTATGGCGGATCGTATTGCCGTGGGTCTGGTGCGGCTAGGCGTCACGAAGGGCGACGTGGTCTCGATACAACTGCCCAATTGCTGGCAGTTCACGCTGCTCTATCTCGCGTGCTCGCGCATCGGCGCGGTGCTCAATCCGCTGATGCCGATCTTTCGCGAGCGCGAACTGTCGTTCATGCTCAACCATAGTGCGAGTCGGGTGATCATCGTGCCGCAGCGCTATCGAGGCTTCGATTACGCGGGCATGCTGCGCGCGCTGCAACCTGAATTACCCGCCTTGCAGCACGTGGTGGTTGTGGGCGCAACGGATCAAGGAAAGCCAGCGCAGCACAGCTTCGAGGCGCTCCTGAGCGGCCCATGCTGGGAAGACTCGAGCGACGCCGAAGCCATCCTCACGCGCGATCGCCCTGGCCCCGACGACGTGACGCAACTGCTTTACACCTCAGGCACGACGGGCGAGCCCAAGGGCGTGATGCACACAGCGAACACGCTGTTTTCGAACATCCTTCCTTACGCGCAGGCCATGCGTCTCAGTCGCGACGACGTCGTGCTGATGGCTTCGCCGATGGCGCATCAAACCGGTTTCATGTATGGCCTCATGATGCCGATCGCCTTGCGGGCGAGCGCTGTCCTGCAGGACGTATGGCGGCCAGAGGCAGCGCTCGCGCTGATCGCGCAGGAGCGCGCGACGTTCACGATGGCTTCCACGGCGTTCCTCGGTGATCTTGCCAACGCGGCCATCACGGCGGGAACACGCTTGCCGACGCTGCGTACGTTTTTGTGTGCGGGCGCGCCAATTCCCGGCGCACTGGTCGAACGCGCACGCATGGCGCTGGGGGCGAAGATCGTCTCCGCGTGGGGCATGACGGAACTGGGTGCGGTGACGCTCACCCGACTGGATGACGATGACGAGCGCGCCTTTACGACCGATGGTGTGCCGCTGCCGGGCGTGGAAGTGAAGGTGGTGGACGAGAACGACCGCGCGCTGCCGCCGAACGTAGCGGGTCGGCTCTTCGTGCGCGCATGCTCGGGTTTCGGCGGCTATCTCAAGCGCGCCCACCTCAACGCTACGGACGCCCAAGGCTGGTTCGACACCGGCGACCTCGCGATCGTCGATGAGCGCGGCTATATCCGCATCAGCGGCCGCAGCAAGGACGTAATCATTCGCGGTGGCGAGAACATTCCCGTGGTCGAAATCGAGTCGCTGCTCTACCGTCATCCCGCGGTGGCTCAAGTGGCGGTCGTCGCGTATGCGGACGATCGACTGGGCGAGCGCGCCTGCGCCGTGGTGGTGGCCAAGCCCGGCGTGGCTGTCGATCTGCCCTCACTCGTCGGATTCCTCAAGTCACACAAGGTTGCCGCGCAGTATTTGCCCGAACGGCTATGGCTGCTCGACGCCATGCCGACCACGCCCGCAGGCAAGGTGCAGAAGTTCCGTTTGCGCGACATGCTGCGTGAAGCAGATGAAAAGGCATCCTAA
- a CDS encoding DnaJ domain-containing protein, whose protein sequence is MDYDRLYYRLDLEPGASEADIKHHYRHLAQILHPDKWRHPTAASMRWADDQFKRVKEARELLEAYWSVHHAPPVSRSALSVAQAEELHAQMQSLLAQRERVRAELDGLRAERTRALDEIQRMRTERDSLHGELTGLRDEADAAQRGEPQDSAEPQAADAHARSGVRDFVFEKFDDPSRGWLLTLSASVFACIVIYVIAHWIAGLLLAPIARFEIGRWLTHILRWALVAGGVVLTFGWGWSQRTLYRAGRAGREHAVALPGDETRRRVSAALRHEAHYGAEWSIESYEAAPDDTQFALRAVMRFSPGAQAGTRRQVVAFRCRAHTTGAAQTALAYDFSVAAPTWWLVPAARVVRDLRKRLDADLGATR, encoded by the coding sequence GTGGATTACGACCGCCTCTACTATCGGCTCGATCTGGAGCCGGGGGCGAGCGAGGCGGACATCAAGCATCACTATCGCCATCTCGCGCAGATCCTGCATCCCGACAAATGGCGGCACCCGACTGCCGCCTCGATGCGCTGGGCCGACGACCAGTTCAAGCGCGTGAAGGAGGCGCGTGAGTTGCTCGAAGCGTACTGGTCCGTGCATCATGCGCCGCCGGTGAGCCGCTCCGCGCTGAGCGTCGCGCAGGCCGAGGAGTTGCACGCACAGATGCAGTCGCTGCTGGCTCAGCGCGAACGCGTGCGCGCTGAGCTGGACGGGCTGCGCGCCGAGCGCACGCGCGCCCTCGACGAGATCCAGCGCATGCGGACCGAACGCGACTCGCTGCACGGCGAACTCACGGGGTTGCGCGACGAAGCGGATGCCGCGCAGCGAGGCGAGCCGCAGGACTCAGCCGAGCCGCAAGCCGCTGACGCGCACGCGCGTTCAGGCGTGCGCGACTTCGTGTTTGAGAAATTCGACGACCCTTCGCGGGGCTGGCTGCTGACGCTCTCGGCGAGCGTGTTCGCATGCATTGTGATTTACGTTATCGCGCACTGGATCGCGGGCTTGCTGCTCGCGCCCATTGCGCGCTTCGAGATTGGCCGCTGGCTCACCCATATTTTGCGGTGGGCGCTGGTCGCAGGCGGCGTGGTGCTCACGTTCGGCTGGGGCTGGTCGCAGCGCACGCTGTACCGCGCCGGGCGTGCCGGGCGCGAGCACGCCGTGGCCTTGCCCGGCGATGAAACGCGCCGGCGCGTGAGCGCCGCGTTGCGTCACGAAGCGCACTACGGTGCCGAGTGGAGCATCGAATCGTACGAGGCTGCGCCCGACGATACGCAATTCGCGCTGCGTGCGGTTATGCGTTTCTCGCCTGGCGCGCAAGCCGGCACGCGACGCCAGGTGGTGGCGTTCCGGTGCCGGGCGCATACGACTGGCGCCGCGCAGACTGCGCTCGCGTATGACTTCTCCGTGGCGGCTCCCACGTGGTGGCTCGTGCCCGCCGCACGTGTGGTGCGCGACCTGCGCAAACGGCTCGACGCCGATCTTGGCGCGACGCGCTGA
- the badH gene encoding 2-hydroxycyclohexanecarboxyl-CoA dehydrogenase, whose translation MRKLEGKTVVVTGGGGGIGGATCRRFAAEGARVAVLDLSLEAALKVVEDIHENGGQALALRCDITNRADVDAALQQTQAQLGPVEVLVNNAGWDVFRPFTKTEPVQWEKLIAINLTGALHMHHAVLPGMVERKRGRIINIASDAARVGSSGEAVYAACKGGLVAFSKTIAREHARHGITVNVVCPGPTDTALFAEYKEGAGNPDKLLEAFQRSIPLGRIGQPDDLPGAIVFFASDDANYITGQVLSVSGGLTMAG comes from the coding sequence GTGCGAAAACTCGAAGGCAAGACGGTCGTGGTGACGGGCGGCGGAGGTGGCATCGGCGGAGCGACCTGCCGGCGCTTCGCAGCCGAGGGCGCGCGTGTGGCGGTGCTGGATCTGTCGCTCGAAGCGGCGCTGAAGGTGGTCGAGGATATTCACGAGAACGGCGGCCAGGCGCTGGCGCTGCGTTGCGACATCACGAACCGTGCAGACGTGGACGCGGCGCTTCAACAAACGCAAGCGCAACTCGGCCCCGTGGAAGTGCTCGTGAACAACGCGGGCTGGGATGTCTTCCGTCCGTTTACGAAGACCGAACCCGTGCAGTGGGAAAAGCTCATCGCCATCAATCTCACGGGCGCGCTGCACATGCATCACGCGGTGCTGCCCGGCATGGTCGAGCGCAAGCGCGGACGCATCATCAATATCGCCTCGGACGCCGCGCGTGTGGGTTCGTCGGGCGAAGCGGTCTATGCGGCGTGCAAGGGCGGCCTCGTAGCGTTTTCGAAGACGATCGCGCGTGAGCATGCGCGCCATGGCATCACCGTGAACGTGGTGTGCCCGGGCCCGACCGACACCGCGCTCTTCGCCGAATACAAGGAAGGCGCGGGCAACCCTGACAAGCTGCTCGAAGCGTTCCAGCGCTCCATTCCGCTCGGCCGTATCGGCCAGCCCGACGATTTGCCAGGCGCGATCGTGTTCTTCGCGAGCGACGACGCGAACTACATCACGGGACAAGTGCTGAGCGTATCGGGCGGTCTGACCATGGCGGGCTAA
- the badI gene encoding 2-ketocyclohexanecarboxyl-CoA hydrolase, which produces MNYEDILYEVRNGAAWITINRPDKMNAFRGRTCDELIHAINKAGYDREIGAIVLAGAGDKAFCTGGDQSAHAGQYDGRGTIGLPMEELHTAIRDVPKPVIARVQGYAVGGGNVLCTICDFTIASEKAVFAQAGPKVGSVDPGYGTAFLARVVGEKKAREIWYLCRRYPAAEALAMGLVNAVVPHDQLDAEVQKWCDEIMEKSPTAIAIAKRSFNMDTAHQAGIAGMGMYALKLYYDTEESREGVRAFQEKRKPEFRKYAK; this is translated from the coding sequence ATGAACTACGAAGACATTCTTTACGAAGTGCGCAACGGCGCGGCATGGATCACCATCAACCGGCCCGACAAGATGAACGCGTTTCGCGGCCGCACCTGCGACGAACTGATCCACGCGATCAACAAGGCGGGCTACGACCGCGAGATTGGCGCGATCGTCCTTGCGGGTGCGGGCGACAAGGCGTTCTGCACGGGCGGCGACCAGTCCGCGCACGCGGGACAGTACGACGGACGCGGCACGATAGGCCTGCCGATGGAGGAACTGCACACCGCGATTCGCGACGTGCCCAAGCCCGTGATCGCCCGCGTGCAGGGCTATGCGGTGGGCGGCGGCAACGTGCTGTGCACGATCTGCGATTTCACTATTGCTTCGGAAAAGGCGGTGTTCGCGCAGGCGGGCCCGAAGGTCGGCTCGGTCGATCCGGGATACGGCACAGCGTTCCTCGCGCGCGTGGTGGGCGAAAAAAAGGCGCGGGAAATCTGGTATCTGTGCCGCCGCTATCCCGCCGCCGAAGCGCTGGCCATGGGTCTCGTGAACGCGGTCGTGCCGCACGATCAGCTCGACGCGGAAGTGCAGAAATGGTGCGACGAGATCATGGAAAAGAGCCCCACAGCCATTGCGATCGCGAAACGCTCATTCAATATGGACACCGCGCATCAAGCTGGCATTGCGGGCATGGGCATGTACGCGCTCAAGCTCTACTACGACACGGAAGAATCGCGCGAGGGCGTGCGTGCGTTTCAGGAAAAGCGCAAGCCCGAGTTCCGCAAGTACGCCAAATAA
- a CDS encoding AMP-binding protein, with protein sequence MSKAPWLASYGEIPATINPDLYASLAHMFDEAMREHAHRPALRAGNAVLSYADVDRLSRNFAAYLQHAGVKKGDRVAVMLPNLLAFPIALIGIVRAGAVQVNVNPLYTPRELQHQLVDSGAQTLVVFEGALPTFDAIKANTAVQTVLSVAASDCASASGECDAQPGSFAAALEQGATLPFEAPTLCGDDALFLQYTGGTTGLSKGALLTHRNLIANVEQFKTFMPGFMNPGEEVVVTALPLYHIFALTVNLIVYFSIGAENWLVANARDLGGLIDVFKAARPTSFMGVNTLYAGLVAHPRVGEVDFSRLRLAGGGGAAVIPTVSERWQAITGGFIREGYGLSETSPVVSFNPGSVERFTGTTGLPVPSTDVKLINDGVEAAPGEPGEICVKGPQVMQGYWNQPEATRAAFTDDGYFRTGDVGVFDARGFLRIVDRSKDMILVSGFNVYPNEIEAVVTALPGVAECACVGVADERSGEAVRVFVVLTRDAVLSEEAVIAHCRAQLAAYKVPRVVSFVDALPKSTVGKILRRELRDAG encoded by the coding sequence GTGTCGAAAGCCCCCTGGCTCGCCAGCTATGGCGAAATTCCCGCTACCATCAATCCCGATCTGTATGCGTCGCTCGCGCATATGTTCGACGAAGCGATGCGCGAACACGCGCACCGGCCGGCATTGCGCGCGGGCAACGCCGTGCTCAGCTACGCCGACGTCGATCGTCTCTCGCGCAATTTCGCGGCGTATTTGCAGCACGCGGGCGTGAAGAAGGGCGACCGCGTCGCCGTGATGCTGCCGAATCTGCTCGCGTTTCCCATTGCGCTGATCGGCATCGTGCGGGCAGGGGCGGTGCAGGTGAATGTGAATCCCCTCTATACGCCGCGTGAGCTTCAGCATCAACTGGTGGATTCCGGCGCGCAAACGCTCGTGGTGTTCGAGGGCGCGCTGCCGACTTTCGATGCGATCAAGGCGAATACGGCCGTGCAGACCGTGTTGAGCGTCGCCGCAAGCGATTGCGCAAGCGCGAGCGGCGAGTGCGACGCGCAGCCCGGCTCGTTCGCCGCGGCGCTCGAGCAAGGCGCAACGTTGCCGTTTGAAGCCCCCACGTTGTGCGGCGACGATGCGCTCTTCCTGCAATACACGGGTGGCACGACCGGGCTTTCCAAGGGCGCGCTGCTCACGCATCGCAACCTCATTGCCAACGTCGAGCAATTCAAGACCTTCATGCCGGGCTTCATGAACCCAGGCGAGGAAGTCGTCGTCACCGCGCTGCCGCTCTATCACATCTTCGCGCTGACGGTAAATCTCATCGTCTACTTCTCGATTGGCGCTGAGAACTGGCTCGTCGCGAACGCGCGCGATCTCGGCGGCCTGATCGACGTGTTCAAGGCCGCACGGCCCACGAGCTTTATGGGCGTGAATACGCTCTATGCGGGGCTCGTTGCGCATCCGCGCGTCGGCGAGGTCGATTTTTCGCGTCTGCGGCTCGCGGGTGGTGGCGGCGCGGCAGTCATTCCCACGGTGTCCGAGCGCTGGCAGGCGATTACCGGAGGGTTCATCCGCGAAGGCTATGGGCTTTCGGAGACGAGCCCGGTGGTGTCGTTCAATCCGGGTAGCGTCGAACGTTTCACGGGCACGACGGGGCTGCCGGTGCCTTCCACCGACGTGAAGCTGATCAACGACGGCGTCGAGGCAGCGCCGGGCGAGCCGGGCGAAATCTGCGTGAAAGGCCCCCAGGTGATGCAGGGCTACTGGAACCAGCCCGAGGCCACGCGCGCCGCATTTACGGACGATGGCTACTTTCGCACCGGCGACGTGGGCGTATTCGACGCGCGCGGCTTCCTGCGGATCGTCGATCGATCGAAGGACATGATCCTCGTTTCGGGCTTCAACGTGTATCCGAACGAAATCGAGGCGGTCGTGACCGCGCTGCCGGGCGTGGCCGAATGCGCATGCGTGGGCGTGGCCGACGAACGAAGCGGTGAGGCCGTGCGTGTGTTCGTGGTGCTCACGCGTGACGCGGTGCTGAGCGAGGAAGCGGTGATCGCGCATTGCCGCGCGCAACTCGCGGCGTACAAGGTGCCGCGCGTGGTGAGCTTCGTGGACGCGCTGCCGAAGTCGACCGTAGGCAAGATTTTGCGGCGCGAACTGCGCGACGCGGGGTAA
- a CDS encoding inorganic phosphate transporter, which produces MPDIPLSPYRAPSARRRGIGIALFLAVIAAGAVYVIDHLVVDLRAVRESSALPFILLGLALIIALGFEFVNGFHDTANAVATVIYTNSLDPHLAVAWSGAWNFIGVLVSSGAVAFGILQLLPVELILQVGSGAGFAMVFALLIAAIVWNLGTWYFGLPSSSSHTLVGSIIGVGIMNQFISGPSGTSGVDWDQALGVGKALLFSPVVGFVMAALLLLVLKLLVRVPALYAEPKPNQAPPLWIRTLLILTCTGVSFAHGSNDGQKGMGLIMLILIGVVPTAYALNKAVTPEQTAAFVVVAREASTTLARYANGAPPENARAEVETFVRTRKLTPATLPALRQLTDTIGDQVALSGSMATVPDAIVDNVRNNMYVASEAIRLMQKAKTPPISPADATVLDTFRQQMDHSTKFIPTWVKVAVALALGLGTMVGWKRIVVTVGEKIGKQHLTYGQGASAETVAMITIGMADVYGLPVSTTHVLASGVAGTMAANGSGLQWGTVRNLVLAWVLTLPASIALSAALYWVFRQAF; this is translated from the coding sequence ATGCCGGACATACCCTTGTCCCCCTACCGCGCGCCGAGCGCACGCCGCCGCGGCATTGGCATCGCCCTATTTCTCGCCGTCATCGCGGCCGGGGCGGTTTACGTCATCGATCATCTCGTCGTTGATCTGCGCGCCGTGCGCGAGAGTTCGGCGCTGCCCTTCATCCTGCTCGGGCTCGCGCTAATCATCGCACTCGGCTTCGAGTTCGTGAACGGCTTTCACGACACTGCCAACGCCGTCGCCACCGTCATCTACACGAACTCACTCGACCCGCATCTCGCTGTGGCCTGGTCGGGCGCGTGGAATTTCATCGGCGTGCTCGTTTCGAGCGGCGCGGTCGCGTTCGGCATCCTGCAACTGCTGCCGGTGGAACTTATCCTTCAGGTGGGCAGCGGTGCGGGCTTCGCCATGGTGTTCGCACTTCTGATCGCCGCCATTGTCTGGAATCTCGGCACGTGGTATTTCGGGCTGCCGTCATCCAGTTCGCATACGCTCGTCGGCTCGATCATCGGCGTGGGCATCATGAACCAGTTCATCAGCGGGCCGTCCGGCACGAGCGGCGTGGACTGGGACCAGGCGCTGGGCGTAGGCAAGGCGCTGCTGTTCTCGCCCGTGGTCGGCTTCGTCATGGCCGCGCTGCTGCTCCTCGTGCTCAAGCTGCTCGTGCGCGTGCCCGCGCTCTATGCCGAGCCCAAGCCCAACCAGGCGCCGCCGCTCTGGATCCGCACGCTGCTCATCCTCACCTGCACCGGCGTTTCGTTCGCCCACGGCTCGAACGACGGCCAGAAAGGCATGGGCCTCATCATGCTGATTCTGATCGGCGTCGTGCCTACCGCCTATGCGCTCAACAAGGCCGTCACGCCCGAGCAAACCGCGGCATTCGTGGTCGTGGCGCGCGAGGCGTCCACAACGCTCGCCCGATACGCGAACGGCGCGCCGCCCGAAAATGCCCGCGCCGAAGTCGAGACCTTCGTGCGCACTCGCAAGCTCACGCCCGCAACGCTGCCTGCGCTGCGCCAACTCACCGACACCATCGGCGACCAGGTGGCCCTTTCTGGGTCGATGGCAACGGTGCCCGACGCGATCGTCGACAACGTGCGCAACAACATGTATGTCGCGAGCGAAGCGATCCGGCTGATGCAGAAGGCGAAGACGCCGCCGATATCACCCGCGGACGCCACGGTGCTCGACACCTTCCGCCAACAGATGGACCACTCGACCAAGTTTATTCCAACGTGGGTGAAGGTCGCTGTGGCCCTGGCGCTCGGTCTCGGCACGATGGTGGGCTGGAAGCGCATTGTGGTGACAGTGGGCGAAAAGATCGGCAAGCAGCATCTCACCTACGGTCAGGGCGCCTCGGCAGAGACAGTGGCCATGATCACCATCGGCATGGCCGATGTCTACGGATTGCCGGTGTCGACCACGCACGTGCTCGCCTCGGGCGTGGCCGGCACGATGGCCGCGAACGGCTCAGGCCTGCAGTGGGGGACCGTACGCAATCTCGTGCTTGCGTGGGTGCTCACGTTGCCTGCTTCGATCGCGCTTTCTGCCGCGCTCTACTGGGTGTTCCGGCAGGCGTTCTGA
- the aliB gene encoding cyclohexanecarboxyl-CoA dehydrogenase gives MNPYIDEDLAALGEHARRFAQGRVAPGFIERDATRVLDRALMREMGEMGFIAPELPEQYGGQGLGCLAAGVIHEEIARADLSLSYINLLASLNGQILAKHAAPGIARPWLERLTQGRALLAIALTEPRGGSDAANLRLKMERVGDHYVLNGEKTSISAADQADAAVVFARTGTVEDGARGVSAILVPMDLPGVTRNRFDCHGQRAIGRGSIFFENVRVPVDHLLGDEGKGFVQVMQGFDFSRALIGLQVLAVANVSLEETWEYVAQREAFGKPLSAFQGVSHPLAEYATQVEAARLLCLQTLWLKDRGLPHTAEAAMCKWWGPKLAYDVVHQCLLSFGHGGYNRGPLEQRLRDVLGFQIGDGTAQIMKTIIARSNAGRDAVPA, from the coding sequence ATGAATCCGTATATCGACGAAGACCTCGCCGCGCTCGGCGAACATGCGCGGCGCTTCGCGCAGGGACGTGTGGCGCCCGGCTTCATCGAGCGCGACGCCACGCGTGTGCTCGATCGCGCGCTCATGCGCGAAATGGGCGAGATGGGCTTCATCGCACCGGAATTGCCTGAGCAGTATGGTGGCCAGGGCTTGGGCTGCCTCGCGGCGGGCGTGATCCACGAGGAGATTGCGCGCGCCGACCTGAGCCTCTCGTACATCAACCTGCTTGCCTCGCTCAACGGGCAGATTCTCGCGAAGCACGCTGCGCCCGGAATCGCGCGCCCGTGGCTCGAGCGGCTCACGCAGGGCCGCGCGCTGCTCGCCATTGCGCTCACGGAGCCGCGCGGCGGCTCGGACGCCGCAAATCTGCGCCTGAAAATGGAGCGTGTGGGCGACCATTACGTCCTGAACGGCGAGAAAACCTCAATTTCGGCCGCCGATCAGGCCGACGCCGCAGTCGTGTTCGCGCGCACCGGCACCGTGGAAGACGGCGCGCGCGGCGTGTCGGCCATTCTCGTGCCGATGGATCTGCCGGGCGTCACGCGCAATCGCTTCGACTGCCACGGGCAGCGCGCGATTGGACGCGGTTCGATCTTCTTCGAGAACGTGCGCGTGCCGGTGGATCACCTGCTGGGCGACGAGGGCAAGGGCTTTGTTCAGGTCATGCAGGGCTTCGACTTTTCGCGCGCGCTCATTGGCCTGCAGGTGCTCGCCGTGGCGAACGTGAGTCTCGAGGAAACCTGGGAGTACGTTGCACAGCGCGAAGCCTTCGGCAAGCCGCTTTCTGCGTTCCAGGGCGTTTCGCATCCGCTTGCCGAATACGCGACCCAGGTGGAGGCTGCACGCCTGTTGTGCCTGCAAACGCTGTGGCTCAAGGACCGCGGTTTGCCCCATACCGCCGAGGCCGCCATGTGCAAGTGGTGGGGGCCCAAACTCGCCTACGACGTGGTGCATCAATGCCTGCTTTCGTTCGGGCACGGAGGCTACAACCGCGGGCCGCTCGAACAGCGCCTGCGCGACGTGCTGGGCTTCCAGATCGGCGACGGCACGGCCCAGATCATGAAGACCATCATCGCGCGCTCGAATGCGGGCCGCGACGCGGTGCCGGCATGA
- a CDS encoding DHCW motif cupin fold protein: protein MKMDAFRFGTTDWSSVEPTQHKGETGMATWRTRFFGDEANPIRVRMVEYSPGYLADHWCKKGHILFCLEGELETTLDDGRKFVLTAGMSYQVGDNAEAHQSYTRTGAKLFVVD, encoded by the coding sequence ATGAAAATGGACGCATTTCGCTTCGGCACCACCGACTGGTCCAGCGTCGAGCCCACGCAACATAAAGGGGAAACGGGCATGGCCACCTGGCGCACGCGATTTTTCGGCGACGAAGCCAACCCGATCCGCGTGCGCATGGTCGAATACTCGCCCGGCTACCTCGCGGATCACTGGTGCAAGAAAGGGCACATTCTGTTCTGCCTCGAAGGCGAACTCGAAACGACGCTCGACGACGGGCGCAAGTTCGTCCTCACGGCCGGCATGAGCTATCAGGTGGGGGACAACGCCGAGGCGCACCAGTCGTACACGCGCACAGGCGCAAAGCTTTTCGTCGTCGATTGA
- a CDS encoding MarR family transcriptional regulator → MLHKTGTRAVEAEGLTTQQWAVLGALSRPEALPGMSVGDLARYLMVSRQNLSGLISRMERDGHVTGQADARDRRSRLVCMTEPGRKLWAAQATPKIEAYYEAVLDNFSSDDMTHTLHYLLKLLDNMKRVDERERVADDDA, encoded by the coding sequence ATGTTGCATAAAACCGGCACACGCGCAGTGGAAGCCGAGGGACTGACCACGCAGCAATGGGCGGTGCTCGGCGCGCTCTCGCGCCCGGAAGCTCTGCCGGGCATGAGCGTGGGCGACCTCGCGCGATATCTGATGGTGAGCCGCCAGAATCTCTCGGGCCTCATCAGCCGGATGGAACGCGACGGCCACGTGACGGGCCAGGCGGATGCGCGCGATCGCCGCTCGCGTCTCGTCTGCATGACCGAGCCGGGCCGCAAGCTATGGGCTGCGCAGGCCACGCCGAAAATTGAGGCGTACTACGAAGCAGTACTAGACAATTTTTCGTCCGACGACATGACGCATACGCTGCACTATCTGCTGAAGCTGCTCGACAACATGAAGCGCGTGGACGAACGAGAGCGCGTGGCGGACGACGATGCGTGA